The Nocardioides houyundeii genome includes the window CGCGCGGGTGTGGAGGACCTCTTCGCCCGCACCGGCTTCGTGGGCGGCCCGGAGGTCTCGCGCTTCGAGGAGGAGTACGCCGCCTTCCTGGGCGCCGGGCACTGCGTCGGGGTGGCCAACGGCACCGACGCCCTCGAGCTCGCCCTGCGCGGGGCGGGGGTGCGCGCCGGGGGAGAGGTGATCCTGCCGGCCAACACGTTCATCGCCACCGCCGAGGCGGTCTCGCGGATCGGTGCGGTGCCGGTGCTGGTCGACGTCGACGAGGAGCACCTGCTCATCGATCCGGACCGGGTGGCGGAGCGGCTCGGTCCCCGCACCCAGGCGGTGGTGCCGGTGCACCTGTTCGGCCAGGCCGCCCCCGTCGAGCTGGTCCAAGCGCGCTGCGCCGACGCCGGCATCCCGGTGGTCGAGGACGCCGCCCAGGCCCAGGGTGCCCGCCGCCACGGCAGGGCCGCCGGCACGCTGGGGCAGGCTGCCGGCACCAGCTTCTATCCCGGCAAGAACCTCGGGGCGGCCGGCGACGCAGGGGCGGTGACCACCGACGACGAGGCGCTGGCGACCCGGGTCCGGGTGCTGGCTGCCCACGGGTCCCCGACCAAGTACGTGCACGACGTGATCGGCATGAACTCCCGGCTGGACACCATCCAGGCGGTCTACCTGCGGGCCAAGCTGGCCCGCCTGGACAAGTGGAACCAGCTGCGCCGCGACGCCGCCGACCG containing:
- a CDS encoding DegT/DnrJ/EryC1/StrS family aminotransferase, producing MSVPFVDLGSQHAEIADEVRAGVEDLFARTGFVGGPEVSRFEEEYAAFLGAGHCVGVANGTDALELALRGAGVRAGGEVILPANTFIATAEAVSRIGAVPVLVDVDEEHLLIDPDRVAERLGPRTQAVVPVHLFGQAAPVELVQARCADAGIPVVEDAAQAQGARRHGRAAGTLGQAAGTSFYPGKNLGAAGDAGAVTTDDEALATRVRVLAAHGSPTKYVHDVIGMNSRLDTIQAVYLRAKLARLDKWNQLRRDAADRYAALLAGLEPAGLRLPGVAPGNEHVWHLYVVRVADRDRVLAGLTERGIGAGIHYPTPVHLTRAYAGLGLGPGTFPVAERAAARMLSLPMHPHLTLTQQETVAQALSELLGRDGAGEGRR